The Paenibacillus sp. RUD330 genome has a segment encoding these proteins:
- a CDS encoding peroxiredoxin produces MSATPAPGQPAPDFTLPAAGAEREAVTLSQYRGRKVILYFYPKDLTSSCTQEACDFRDAWPDFDGQGAVVLGISPDPVKSHHRFRDKHGLPFPLLSDPEHAACEAYGVWQLKKLYGREYMGVVRSTFLIDEEGRLVKEWRGVKVKGHAADVLASLAPDPG; encoded by the coding sequence ATGTCAGCCACGCCAGCGCCGGGACAGCCGGCGCCCGATTTCACGCTGCCCGCTGCAGGAGCGGAACGGGAGGCCGTCACCCTGAGCCAATATCGCGGCCGAAAGGTCATTCTGTATTTCTATCCCAAGGATCTGACCTCGAGCTGCACGCAGGAGGCTTGCGATTTCCGCGATGCTTGGCCGGATTTCGACGGCCAAGGGGCGGTTGTCCTCGGCATCAGCCCGGATCCGGTCAAGTCCCATCATCGGTTCCGGGACAAGCACGGGCTTCCGTTCCCGCTGCTGTCCGATCCGGAGCATGCCGCCTGCGAAGCCTATGGCGTCTGGCAGCTCAAGAAGCTGTACGGCCGCGAATATATGGGCGTGGTCCGGTCGACCTTTCTCATCGACGAGGAAGGGCGTCTCGTCAAGGAATGGCGTGGCGTCAAGGTGAAGGGCCACGCAGCCGACGTGCTTGCAAGCCTTGCTCCGGATCCCGGCTGA